One Phaseolus vulgaris cultivar G19833 chromosome 11, P. vulgaris v2.0, whole genome shotgun sequence genomic window carries:
- the LOC137808712 gene encoding uncharacterized protein, whose protein sequence is MDDVVKEVGEDNVIQIVTDNAANYKAVVDLLMQKRKKLYWTPCAAHCIDLMLEDFEKKISLHQETISNGKKIIAYIYSRTSLICLLHKHTEGVDLIRPANTHFATSYLTLGCLNENKKSLIRMFTSKEWQSSQCVKTRDGRLVENLVLNKGFWSNILNCLRGAFSLIKVLCMVDSDEKTVMGFIYEEMDLAKEKIQSLFHRVSKSEIAQRAHKTKTSAQWWEQYGDALPELQRFAVNVLGLTCSSSGCERNWSAFERKTMNDVVFVMTNSRLMKKKDVRNTKNYNTGELASDDEWIVEDNEINDVELMDDLDEVGEVEPMDDLEVPPIVADDKGHGIDKINEYEDLVENNGDYPSINIKDFL, encoded by the exons ATGGATGATGTTGTTAAGGAGGTTGGGGAAGATAATGTAATCCAGATTGTAACTGATAATGCAGCAAATTACAAAGCAGTTGTAGATCTCTTAatgcaaaagagaaaaaaattgtattggACACCATGTGCAGCACATTGCATTGATTTAATGTtggaagattttgaaaagaaaatatcaCTCCATCAGGAGACCATATCCAATGGTAAGAAAATCATAGCCTACATATATTCAAGAACTAGTCTTATTTGTTTGTTGCACAAACACACTGAAGGGGTAGATTTAATAAGACCAGCTAATACTCATTTTGCCACTTCTTATTTAACCTTGGGATGTTTAAATGAGAATAAGAAATCACTTATTAGGATGTTTACATCTAAGGAGTGGCAATCTAGTCAGTGTGTAAAGACTAGAGATGGAAGGCTTGTTGAAAATTTGGTATTGAATAAGGGATTCTGGtcaaatattttgaattgtttgaGGGGTGCTTTTTCCCTAATTAAGGTGTTGTGCATGGTGGATTCAGATGAAAAAACAGTCATGGGATTTATTTATGAAGAGATGGACCTGGCTAAAGAGAAGATACAAAGTCTCTTCCATAGAGTTAGTAAAAG TGAAATAGCTCAACGTGCACACAAAACAAAAACTTCAGCACAGTGGTGGGAACAATATGGTGATGCACTTCCGGAACTACAAAGATTTGCAGTTAATGTTTTGGGTTTGACTTGTAGTTCATCTGGGTGTGAGCGCAATTGGAGTGCATTTGAAAGG AAGACCATGAATGATGTAGTCTTTGTGATGACTAATTCAAGAttgatgaagaagaaggatgTTAGGAACACAAAAAACTACAACACTGGTGAGCTTGCCTCTGATGATGAATGGATAGTGGAAGATAATGAAATAAATGATGTTGAACTTATGGATGATTTGGATGAAGTTGGAGAAGTTGAACCTATGGATGATTTGGAGGTTCCTCCAATTGTTGCGGATGATAAAGGTCATGGCATAGATAAAATTAATGAATATGAAGATCTTGTAGAAAATAATGGTGATTATCCTTCAATTAATATAAAGGATTTCCtttaa
- the LOC137810061 gene encoding 11-oxo-beta-amyrin 30-oxidase-like — protein MELSLSSSILCVLTVIIAVVPIWAVKTLNSLWFRPKRLEKLLRAQGLHGDPYSLSRPSSNHNQPPQDTPHSESFVLSDDVAPRIFTQAHNTVAKYGKNSFLWEGTTPKVIITDPNHIKEVFNNIHDFQKPKMSSIAKFLVCGLVSYEGHKWAQHRKIINPAFHLEKLKNMLPKFSQSCHDVISAWMEMLSSDGKCEIDVWPFLQNLTRDVISRTAFGSSYAEGEKIFELLRIQGYLVATTTRNKFILRHIPTPAKMKLRAVDKGMKNSIRVIIEKREKALKNGESSNEDLLGILLESNQMEIQGNGNSKSVGMTIEEVISECKLFYLAGQETTSSLLVWTLIMLGKYPKWQARAREEVLHVFGKQNPNFDGLSLLKTMTMILYEVLRLYPPVIYFNRTLQKDMELGNLSLPAGVDVTMPILLLHQDGDIWGNDAKEFKPERFSEGIAKATKGQVSFYPFGWGPRICIGQNFTMLEAKIVLSLLLQNFSFELSPVYAHAPVLKLTLNPKQGAPLILQML, from the exons ATGGAGCTATCGTTATCTTCTTCAATACTGTGTGTGCTCACTGTCATCATAGCTGTTGTTCCCATCTGGGCAGTGAAGACACTGAACTCTCTGTGGTTTAGGCCTAAGAGGTTGGAGAAGCTTCTAAGAGCACAAGGTCTTCATGGTGATCCATACTCCCTTTCACGCCCTTCCTCCAACCACAACCAGCCTCCACAAGACACGCCTCATTCTGAATCTTTTGTTCTCTCCGATGATGTTGCTCCTCGCATCTTCACGCAGGCTCACAACACTGTTGCCAAATACG GCAAGAATTCGTTCTTATGGGAAGGCACAACACCAAAGGTCATCATCACTGATCCAAATCACATCAAAGAAGTCTTCAATAACATTCATGATTTCCAGAAACCAAAGATGAGTAGCATTGCCAAGTTCTTGGTCTGTGGTCTGGTAAGTTACGAGGGTCATAAGTGGGCTCAACATCGAAAGATTATCAACCCTGCATTCCACTTAGAAAAATTGAAA AATATGCTACCAAAATTCTCCCAAAGCTGCCATGATGTGATTAGCGCGTGGATGGAAATGTTGTCATCAGATGGAAAATGTGAGATTGACGTTTGGCCTTTCCTTCAGAATTTGACTCGTGATGTAATTTCTAGAACAGCTTTTGGAAGCAGTTATGCAGAAggagaaaaaatatttgaactTCTGAGAATTCAAGGGTACCTTGTTGCGACTACAACGAGAAACAAATTCATATTGCG GCATATACCAACACCTGCCAAAATGAAGTTGAGAGCAGTTGATAAGGGAATGAAAAATTCAATTCGGGTTATCATAGAAAAACGAGAGAAAGCCTTGAAGAATGGTGAATCCAGCAATGAAGATTTATTAGGCATACTTTTGGAATCAAATCAAATGGAAATACAGGGAAATGGAAACAGTAAGAGTGTTGGAATGACAATTGAAGAAGTAATTAGTGAATGCAAATTATTCTACTTAGCAGGGCAAGAGACCACTTCATCTCTGCTGGTTTGGACATTGATCATGTTGGGTAAATATCCTAAATGGCAAGCACGAGCAAGGGAGGAAGTTCTTCAtgtttttggaaaacaaaaTCCAAACTTTGATGGGTTAAGTCTGCTTAAAACT ATGACCATGATTCTGTATGAGGTTCTGAGGTTATACCCTCCTGTCATTTACTTCAATCGCACTCTTCAGAAGGACATGGAACTTGGAAACTTGTCATTACCCGCAGGAGTAGATGTTACCATGCCAATACTTTTACTTCACCAAGATGGTGATATCTGGGGTAATGATGCAAAGGAGTTCAAACCAGAAAGGTTCTCTGAAGGAATTGCTAAGGCAACAAAAGGCCAAGTCTCCTTTTACCCATTTGGATGGGGTCCTAGAATTTGCATTGGCCAAAACTTTACCATGTTGGAAGCCAAGATAGTGTTGTCATTGCTTCTGCAGAATTTTTCGTTCGAGCTTTCTCCTGTCTATGCACATGCTCCTGTACTTAAGCTTACCTTGAATCCCAAACAGGGGGCGCCTCTTATTTTGCAAATGCTATGA
- the LOC137810072 gene encoding 11-oxo-beta-amyrin 30-oxidase-like produces MDSSTAILCVLTVIIAVLPVWAMKTLNSLWLRPKRLEKLLRAQGLHGDPYSLSPPSSNQNHPPQNTPPSQSFLLSDDAAPRVFLPVYNTVAKYGKNSFLWEGRTPKVIITDPNHIKEVFNNIHDFQKPKMSSIAKFFICGLVSYEGDKWAQHRKIINPAFNLEKLKNMLPAFSQSCHDVISTWMRMLSSDGKCEIDVWPFLQNLTRDVISRTAFGSSYAEGEKIFQLLRIQGYLVATAKWNKPILRHIPTPAKMKMRAVDKEMKNSIRVIIEKREKAVKNGESSNEDLLGILLESNQMEIQGNGNSKSVGMTIEEVISECKLFYIAGQETTSSLLIWTLIMLSKYPEWQARAREEVLHVFGKQNPNFDGLSLLKTMTMILYEVVRLYPPVIYFNRTLKKDMELGNLSLPAGVDVTMPILLVHQDGDIWGNDAKEFKPERFSEGVAKATKGQVSYYPFGWGPRICIGQNFTMLEAKIVLSLLLQNFSFELSPVYVHAPALMLTLQPKQGAPLIVQKL; encoded by the exons ATGGATTCCTCAACAGCAATACTGTGTGTGCTCACTGTCATCATAGCTGTGCTTCCCGTCTGGGCAATGAAGACGCTGAACTCTCTGTGGCTTAGGCCTAAGAGGTTGGAGAAGCTTCTAAGAGCACAAGGTCTTCATGGAGACCCATACTCCCTTTCACCCCCCTCCTCCAACCAAAACCACCCTCCACAAAACACGCCTCCTTCTCAATCTTTTCTTCTCTCTGATGATGCTGCTCCTCGCGTCTTCTTGCCGGTTTACAACACTGTCGCCAAATACG GCAAGAATTCGTTCTTATGGGAAGGCAGAACACCAAAGGTCATCATTACTGATCCAAATCACATCAAAGAAGTCTTCAATAACATTCATGATTTCCAGAAACCAAAGATGAGTAGCATTGCCAAGTTCTTCATCTGTGGTCTGGTAAGTTACGAGGGTGATAAGTGGGCTCAACATCGAAAGATTATCAACCCTGCATTCAACTTAGAAAAATTGAAA AATATGCTACCAGCGTTCTCCCAAAGTTGCCATGATGTGATTAGCACGTGGATGCGAATGTTGTCATCCGATGGAAAATGTGAGATTGACGTTTGGCCTTTTCTTCAGAATTTGACTCGTGATGTAATTTCTAGAACAGCTTTTGGAAGCAGTTATGCAGAAggagaaaaaatatttcaacttCTGAGAATTCAGGGGTACCTTGTTGCGACTGCAAAGTGGAACAAACCAATATTGCG GCATATACCAACACCTGCCAAAATGAAGATGAGAGCTGTTGATAAGGAAATGAAAAATTCAATTCGGGTTATCATAGAAAAACGAGAGAAAGCCGTGAAGAATGGTGAATCCAGCAATGAAGATTTATTAGGCATACTTTTGGAATCAAATCAAATGGAAATCCAGGGAAATGGAAACAGTAAGAGTGTTGGAATGACGATTGAAGAAGTAATTAGTGAATGCAAATTATTCTACATAGCAGGGCAAGAGACCACATCATCTCTGCTGATTTGGACATTGATCATGTTGAGTAAATACCCCGAATGGCAAGCACGAGCAAGGGAGGAAGTTCTTCAtgtttttggaaaacaaaaTCCAAACTTTGATGGCTTAAGTCTGCTTAAAACT ATGACCATGATTCTGTACGAGGTTGTGAGGTTATACCCTCCTGTCATTTACTTCAATCGCACTCTTAAGAAGGACATGGAACTTGGAAACCTGTCACTACCCGCAGGAGTAGATGTTACCATGCCAATACTTTTAGTTCACCAGGATGGTGATATATGGGGTAATGATGCAAAGGAGTTCAAACCAGAAAGGTTCTCTGAAGGAGTTGCTAAGGCAACAAAAGGCCAAGTCTCGTATTACCCATTTGGATGGGGTCCTAGAATTTGCATTGGCCAAAACTTTACCATGTTGGAAGCCAAGATAGTGTTGTCATTACTTCTGCAGAATTTCTCGTTCGAGCTTTCTCCTGTCTATGTACATGCTCCTGCACTTATGCTTACTTTGCAGCCCAAACAGGGGGCGCCCCTTATTGTGCAAAAGCTATGA
- the LOC137808702 gene encoding uncharacterized protein — translation MVISWITRSITTQIAQSTVYIDNAKELWEDLRERFSKTNHFRVLDLLQEINSIKQGERNITEYYTDSKTLWEELDALRPLPTCVCKVKCSCNMMKTMSSYRDSERVMCFLKGLGEMYNAVKTQILLTEPLPGINRVFSLVLQQERHLNEGMGVDTKIMFNSANQKINKSNNTSQGGRSYGRGRGKNYGK, via the coding sequence ATGGTCATCTCTTGGATAACACGGAGCATCACGACCCAAATCGCACAAAGCACGGTGTATATAGACAATGCGAAAGAACTGTGGGAAGATCTCAGAGAAAGGTTTTCAAAAACCAACCATTTTCGTGTTTTAGATCTTCTACAAGAAATAAATTCCATCAAACAAGGGGAGAGAAACATTACAGAATATTACACTGACTCTAAGACGCTGTGGGAAGAACTTGATGCCTTGCGCCCCTTACCTACCTGTGTCTGTAAGGTCAAGTGCAGTTGTAACATGATGAAGACCATGTCCAGCTATAGGGACTCCGAACGGgtaatgtgtttcttgaaaggatTGGGAGAAATGTATAATGCTGTTAAAACGCAAATTCTTTTGACAGAACCTCTACCAGGAATCAACCGTGTCTTCTCTTTGGTTCTTCAACAAGAACGTCACTTGAATGAAGGCATGGGGGTAGATACAAAGATAATGTTCAACAGTGCCAATCAGAAAATCAACAAGAGCAACAACACTAGTCAAGGTGGGCGTAGttatggaagaggaagaggaaaaaaTTATGGAAAGTAG